One segment of uncultured Desulfovibrio sp. DNA contains the following:
- the ricT gene encoding regulatory iron-sulfur-containing complex subunit RicT, producing MSFYGLRFRTLGQTTYHAGPDGLHPGDLVIIPAEQGETLAEVVSGPHATLPAAYAVPDQDILRQASADDVAQSRHNEALAHEAAAFCRRCIRQRRLDMKLVDVEVYFDRSKLIFYFTAPARIDFRELVKDLVREYRARIELRQIGVRHETQMVGAVGNCGMVCCCRRYLRKFAPVTIRMAKEQNLFLNPAKISGICGRLLCCLAYEQENYDHFHHNCPRLGKKYQTNQGTMKVLRANMFRNSLSVLNEHNEEMELTLDQWQALDPHRPEAPQQGGQPAQPKPRPQPAGDSMLVVSATPDTIDDPSLFDALLADGMPEATPPQAASRPQQNAPHTPSPAPEGEGGKNRRKRRRKPTNREDGHATDTAKE from the coding sequence ATGTCGTTCTATGGCCTGCGCTTTCGCACGCTCGGGCAGACAACCTATCACGCCGGTCCGGACGGCCTGCATCCCGGTGACCTGGTGATCATTCCGGCAGAGCAGGGCGAGACCCTGGCGGAAGTGGTTTCGGGACCGCATGCAACGCTGCCCGCTGCCTATGCCGTGCCCGATCAGGACATCCTGCGCCAGGCTTCCGCCGATGACGTGGCCCAGAGCCGCCACAACGAGGCCCTGGCCCATGAGGCCGCCGCCTTCTGCCGCCGGTGCATCCGCCAGCGACGCCTGGACATGAAGCTGGTGGATGTGGAAGTCTACTTTGACCGCAGCAAGCTCATTTTCTATTTCACGGCTCCGGCCCGCATCGACTTCCGCGAGCTGGTCAAGGACCTGGTGCGCGAATATCGCGCCCGTATTGAACTGCGCCAGATAGGCGTGCGCCACGAAACCCAGATGGTCGGCGCTGTGGGCAACTGCGGCATGGTCTGCTGCTGCCGCCGCTACCTGCGCAAGTTTGCTCCCGTGACCATCCGCATGGCCAAGGAGCAGAACCTCTTCCTCAATCCGGCCAAGATATCGGGCATTTGCGGCCGTCTGCTCTGCTGCCTGGCCTACGAGCAGGAAAACTACGACCATTTCCATCATAACTGCCCCCGGCTGGGCAAGAAATACCAGACCAATCAGGGGACCATGAAGGTGCTGCGGGCCAACATGTTCCGCAACTCCCTCTCCGTGCTCAACGAGCATAACGAGGAAATGGAACTTACCCTTGACCAGTGGCAGGCCCTGGATCCGCACCGGCCCGAAGCCCCCCAGCAGGGCGGGCAGCCCGCTCAGCCCAAGCCCCGCCCCCAGCCCGCGGGGGACAGCATGCTGGTGGTTTCCGCCACGCCGGATACCATTGACGATCCCTCGCTTTTTGATGCCCTGCTGGCTGACGGCATGCCGGAGGCCACGCCGCCGCAGGCTGCCTCCCGACCCCAGCAGAATGCCCCGCACACCCCCAGCCCCGCGCCGGAAGGCGAGGGCGGCAAGAACCGCCGCAAGCGCCGTCGCAAGCCGACGAACCGCGAAGACGGCCACGCCACAGATACCGCCAAGGAGTGA
- a CDS encoding HDIG domain-containing metalloprotein: MISYEDGLALLAANGVEGNLLQHCVASGAVMGALARQWGEDETLWTLTGLLHDVDYPATMDEPQRHGLAGAELLQGKLPDAALTAIRAHNGEMTGVMPQSRFDHALRCAETVTGIISAAALMRPTGYEGMESKSIKKKMKDKAFAASVSRENIRECEKAGMELDAFLTLAIAAMKAEHDKAAAR, encoded by the coding sequence ATGATAAGCTATGAGGACGGCCTGGCCCTGCTGGCCGCAAACGGTGTGGAAGGCAACCTTTTGCAGCATTGCGTGGCGTCCGGCGCCGTCATGGGCGCTCTGGCCCGCCAGTGGGGAGAGGACGAAACCCTCTGGACCCTCACCGGCCTGCTGCATGATGTGGACTACCCTGCCACCATGGACGAACCGCAGCGCCACGGCCTTGCGGGGGCGGAACTGCTGCAGGGCAAGCTGCCCGACGCGGCGCTGACAGCCATCCGTGCCCATAATGGCGAGATGACGGGCGTCATGCCGCAGTCGCGCTTTGACCATGCCCTGCGCTGTGCGGAAACCGTGACCGGCATCATCAGCGCGGCGGCGCTCATGCGCCCCACGGGCTACGAGGGCATGGAAAGCAAGAGCATCAAGAAAAAGATGAAGGACAAGGCCTTTGCCGCCAGCGTGAGCCGGGAAAACATCCGGGAATGCGAAAAGGCCGGCATGGAGCTGGATGCCTTCCTGACCCTGGCCATTGCGGCCATGAAGGCCGAACACGACAAAGCGGCGGCCCGCTGA
- a CDS encoding ATP-dependent 6-phosphofructokinase: MNVSDVPAEAACSCHLETTIPTLGPAKLDSPLPFHSWADGHMIPIHVDGDLCEEVEEPFCLHFEAAGPRRKLYFDPRRAKCAIVTCGGLCPGLNDVIRSIVMEAYHAYDVPSVLGIPYGLEGFIARYGHHVQELTPAGVQDIHRFGGTMLGTSRGPQSPEEIVDMLERSNVSILFVIGGDGSMKAAQSIAAEVQRRSLKLSVVGIPKTIDNDINFIAQSFGFETAVAKATEAIQCAHTEACGVYNGIGLVKLMGRESGFIAARAALALKEVNFVLIPEAPFTLEGEGGLLPALEERLRARHHAVIVAAEGAGQHLLDRGEEKDVSGNRVLGDITGLLRREIARYLREAGLPFTLKYIDPSYIIRSIPATPNDKVYCGLLGQYAVHAAMAGRTGMVVGRLQDKFVHLPLALVTSRRRKLNIASDFWRAVLESTGQGGLAGMLPPDLHHS, from the coding sequence ATGAACGTATCCGATGTTCCTGCTGAGGCGGCGTGTTCCTGCCATCTTGAAACGACCATTCCCACCCTGGGGCCGGCCAAGCTGGATTCTCCCCTGCCCTTTCACTCGTGGGCTGACGGGCACATGATTCCCATTCATGTGGACGGGGACCTGTGCGAAGAGGTGGAGGAACCGTTCTGCCTGCATTTCGAGGCAGCCGGGCCGCGCCGCAAGCTCTACTTTGATCCGCGGCGGGCCAAGTGTGCCATTGTGACCTGCGGAGGCCTGTGCCCCGGCCTCAATGACGTCATCCGTTCCATTGTCATGGAGGCCTATCACGCCTACGACGTGCCGTCGGTCCTCGGCATTCCCTACGGACTGGAAGGCTTCATTGCCCGCTACGGGCATCATGTCCAGGAGCTGACGCCGGCCGGCGTGCAGGATATTCACCGCTTTGGCGGCACCATGCTGGGCACATCGCGCGGGCCGCAGTCGCCGGAAGAGATTGTGGACATGCTGGAACGCAGCAATGTCAGCATTCTTTTTGTCATCGGCGGAGACGGCTCCATGAAGGCCGCCCAGAGCATCGCCGCCGAAGTGCAGCGGCGCAGCCTCAAGCTGTCCGTGGTGGGCATTCCCAAGACCATTGACAATGACATCAATTTCATTGCCCAGTCCTTCGGCTTTGAAACGGCTGTAGCCAAGGCCACGGAGGCCATACAGTGTGCCCATACCGAAGCCTGCGGCGTGTACAACGGCATCGGTCTGGTCAAGCTCATGGGGCGGGAATCGGGCTTCATTGCGGCCCGGGCCGCGCTGGCCCTCAAGGAAGTGAACTTTGTGCTCATTCCCGAGGCTCCCTTTACCCTGGAAGGCGAAGGCGGCCTGCTGCCCGCCCTGGAGGAACGCCTCCGGGCGCGGCATCACGCGGTCATTGTGGCCGCGGAAGGGGCCGGTCAGCACCTGCTGGACCGCGGAGAAGAAAAGGACGTGTCAGGCAACCGGGTCCTGGGCGACATTACCGGCCTGCTGCGGCGGGAGATTGCGCGCTACCTGCGGGAAGCCGGCCTGCCCTTTACGCTCAAGTACATTGACCCCAGCTACATCATCCGCTCCATTCCGGCCACGCCCAATGACAAGGTCTATTGCGGGCTGCTGGGCCAGTATGCCGTGCATGCGGCCATGGCAGGCCGTACCGGCATGGTTGTGGGCCGCCTGCAGGACAAGTTCGTGCATCTGCCGCTGGCGCTGGTGACATCCCGGCGGCGCAAGCTCAATATCGCCTCCGACTTCTGGAGGGCAGTGCTGGAATCCACGGGACAGGGCGGCCTGGCAGGCATGCTGCCCCCTGACCTGCACCACTCCTGA
- a CDS encoding UvrD-helicase domain-containing protein has product MGEHMLQIRASAGSGKTYTLTRLYLQRLARCNPAAGETGAACLLRHDGPLHWGEILAITFTNAAATEMRDRVIRALKETALGLPAGDIPLQRQEAARWLDIILRDLDALNIRTIDSLLHRIVRAAALQLGLPPDFQPVFATDEAMQPYVDTLLDQAWRGNEDMRRLLRQVYAGHVIQGGSRGFLAGSRLVDGLGRVWDGFLDGRYARAADAETVRQRHAALWKDLQDAVLAFRQCAQACGALVNRNVDNACAKLLDGDSSGCASTLFDGEVRKLLTAKSVFPPDLEQAAGHLRDTVQRLRRPLSVLDTAVRDIATVHLARILCRAFQENASREGNIPAVLIPLMARHALEGDYGVPETLCRMGNRLRHFMLDEFQDTSRPQWAAMRPLVQEALSQGGSLVWVGDVKQAIYGWRGGDAALFDEIAGDTDLTCVAQGCLRQSLPCNWRSRRVIVEHNNALFAPLASREVAAAVLDAILKRDKVPPSLFEKAVDAVTAAYAETAQQCPDHAAEGGYVDVRSVPEDGLEDALLPLVRQELGTRRPWSDMLVLVRTNRMARCLAQRLMEQNVPVITENSLLLAEHPLVAQLVALLRFLDRPEDDVALWAVLSGSLLGGHERFSLTVQDLYDWRVATAPRYGGAAPEDALPLWRRFAAFCPAVWQYFFQPFLARAGLMTPYDTLMEWLARVQALERFPDAEIFLRCFMEVLFSCEENGICSLSSFLLHWDRKGHEEKVPMPENLDAVRVMTIHKSKGLQAPVVIVAGTCFEITAGGMQLMEADGLEVVCRTTAALVEPYQRERARQAVENLNQAYVAFTRACEELYVFRSEKSMAKGPLTRGLDVLWQQMARTVPYQCGQPPAVAAPLPEQAAATAPAAPPAPVVPPADGTAAVEETALPWRPMQWLPGLKIFRNPLQSGFRPQDRGELLHACLEHLAALDSAAGLTAAALAGMALEYGIRHFPRHVPRDEALRRQLEDGLCWVAGQPRLLAWLRAGSGEHALLLPARKEAGALPCGVRSGRADLIVLGRQRHLVVDYKSGQPDAAHVAQVRGYLACLPADKPASGLLVYLDMKQFQYVDAVSVSELHVKLEDAFPLCHEV; this is encoded by the coding sequence ATGGGCGAACACATGCTTCAGATCAGGGCCTCGGCCGGCTCTGGCAAAACCTATACCCTGACCAGGCTCTATCTGCAGCGTCTGGCCCGCTGCAATCCCGCTGCCGGCGAGACGGGGGCGGCCTGCCTGCTGCGCCATGACGGCCCCCTGCACTGGGGGGAAATTCTGGCCATCACCTTCACCAATGCCGCGGCCACGGAAATGCGTGACCGTGTCATCCGGGCGCTCAAGGAAACGGCCCTGGGCCTGCCGGCGGGAGACATACCCCTGCAACGGCAGGAGGCCGCCCGCTGGCTGGACATCATCCTGCGGGACCTGGATGCCCTCAATATCCGCACCATTGACAGCCTGCTGCATCGCATCGTGCGGGCGGCGGCCCTGCAACTGGGCCTGCCGCCGGATTTTCAGCCTGTCTTCGCCACGGACGAGGCCATGCAGCCCTATGTGGACACCCTGCTGGATCAGGCATGGCGCGGCAATGAGGATATGCGCCGTCTGCTGCGCCAGGTGTATGCCGGGCATGTGATTCAGGGCGGCAGTCGCGGTTTTCTGGCGGGTTCCCGGCTGGTGGACGGCCTGGGCCGTGTGTGGGACGGCTTTCTGGACGGGCGCTATGCCCGGGCGGCGGATGCGGAAACGGTCAGGCAGCGGCATGCCGCCCTCTGGAAGGATCTGCAAGACGCCGTGCTGGCCTTCCGGCAGTGTGCCCAGGCCTGCGGCGCGCTGGTTAACAGGAATGTGGACAATGCCTGTGCCAAGCTGCTTGATGGCGACAGTTCGGGCTGTGCAAGCACGTTGTTTGACGGCGAGGTCAGAAAGCTGCTGACGGCAAAGTCCGTCTTTCCGCCTGACCTGGAACAGGCGGCCGGACACCTGCGGGACACCGTGCAGCGCCTGCGCCGCCCCCTGAGCGTGCTGGACACGGCCGTGCGGGATATCGCCACCGTGCATCTGGCCCGCATTCTCTGCCGGGCCTTTCAGGAAAATGCCTCCCGCGAGGGCAATATCCCCGCCGTGCTGATACCTCTCATGGCGCGGCATGCCCTGGAGGGAGACTACGGCGTGCCGGAAACCCTGTGCCGCATGGGCAACCGGCTGCGTCACTTCATGCTGGACGAATTTCAGGATACCAGCCGCCCGCAGTGGGCAGCCATGCGTCCTCTGGTGCAGGAAGCGCTCTCGCAGGGGGGCAGCCTTGTCTGGGTGGGCGATGTGAAGCAGGCCATCTACGGCTGGCGCGGCGGCGATGCCGCTCTTTTTGACGAGATCGCCGGGGATACGGACCTGACCTGCGTGGCGCAAGGCTGCCTGCGGCAGAGCCTGCCCTGCAACTGGCGCAGCCGGCGCGTCATTGTGGAGCATAACAATGCCCTCTTTGCGCCCCTGGCCAGCAGGGAGGTGGCCGCAGCGGTGCTGGATGCCATTCTGAAGCGGGACAAGGTTCCCCCGTCCCTTTTCGAAAAGGCCGTGGACGCGGTAACGGCGGCCTATGCCGAAACCGCGCAGCAGTGCCCGGACCATGCCGCGGAAGGCGGCTATGTGGATGTGCGCAGCGTGCCGGAAGACGGCCTGGAAGACGCCCTGCTGCCGCTGGTTCGTCAGGAGCTGGGCACGCGCCGCCCCTGGTCCGACATGCTTGTGCTGGTGCGCACCAATCGCATGGCCCGCTGCCTGGCCCAGCGCCTCATGGAGCAGAATGTCCCGGTCATCACGGAAAACAGCCTGTTGCTGGCAGAGCATCCGCTGGTGGCGCAGCTGGTGGCCCTGCTGCGTTTTCTTGACCGGCCGGAGGATGACGTGGCCCTCTGGGCCGTGCTCAGCGGTTCCCTGCTGGGCGGGCACGAGCGTTTTTCCCTCACGGTGCAGGACCTCTACGACTGGCGGGTAGCCACGGCCCCCCGGTATGGCGGGGCGGCGCCGGAAGACGCCCTGCCGCTGTGGCGGCGCTTTGCCGCCTTCTGCCCTGCCGTGTGGCAGTATTTTTTCCAGCCCTTCCTGGCCCGTGCCGGCCTCATGACGCCCTATGACACGCTTATGGAATGGCTGGCGCGTGTGCAGGCGCTGGAGCGCTTTCCCGATGCGGAAATCTTTCTGCGCTGCTTCATGGAGGTGCTCTTTTCCTGCGAGGAAAACGGCATCTGCTCCCTTTCCTCCTTCCTGCTTCACTGGGACCGGAAGGGGCACGAGGAAAAGGTGCCCATGCCCGAAAACCTGGATGCCGTGCGGGTCATGACCATCCACAAGTCCAAGGGCCTTCAGGCCCCGGTGGTCATTGTGGCCGGTACCTGCTTCGAGATTACGGCAGGCGGCATGCAGCTCATGGAGGCCGACGGCCTGGAGGTGGTCTGCCGGACCACGGCCGCGCTTGTGGAACCCTATCAGCGCGAGCGGGCGCGGCAGGCCGTGGAAAATCTCAATCAGGCCTATGTGGCCTTCACGCGGGCCTGTGAGGAACTCTATGTCTTCCGCAGCGAGAAAAGCATGGCCAAAGGCCCGCTGACCCGCGGGCTGGACGTGCTCTGGCAGCAGATGGCCCGCACCGTGCCCTATCAGTGCGGCCAGCCGCCGGCTGTGGCCGCGCCCCTGCCGGAACAGGCGGCAGCAACGGCGCCCGCTGCCCCGCCTGCGCCCGTCGTTCCGCCAGCAGACGGGACAGCAGCCGTGGAAGAGACTGCCCTGCCGTGGCGCCCCATGCAGTGGCTGCCCGGCCTCAAGATTTTCCGCAACCCGCTGCAGAGCGGTTTCCGGCCGCAGGACAGGGGGGAATTGCTGCACGCCTGTCTGGAACATCTGGCCGCGCTGGACAGTGCGGCCGGACTGACGGCTGCGGCACTGGCCGGCATGGCCCTGGAATATGGCATACGCCACTTTCCCCGGCATGTTCCCCGGGATGAAGCCCTGCGCCGCCAGCTGGAGGACGGGCTTTGCTGGGTTGCCGGGCAGCCCCGCCTGCTGGCCTGGCTTAGGGCCGGCAGCGGAGAGCATGCCCTGCTGCTGCCCGCGCGGAAGGAGGCCGGCGCCCTGCCCTGCGGCGTGCGTTCCGGCCGGGCGGACCTCATTGTTCTGGGGCGGCAGCGGCATCTTGTGGTGGATTACAAAAGCGGTCAGCCGGACGCCGCCCATGTGGCGCAGGTGCGCGGCTATCTGGCCTGCCTGCCTGCGGACAAGCCGGCCAGCGGCCTGCTTGTGTATCTTGATATGAAACAATTTCAATATGTTGATGCTGTATCGGTTTCAGAACTTCATGTAAAACTTGAAGATGCGTTTCCCCTGTGCCACGAGGTCTAG